From the Homo sapiens chromosome 1, GRCh38.p14 Primary Assembly genome, one window contains:
- the KLF18 gene encoding Kruppel-like factor 18, which translates to MDSSLLQAIEEIEKFFQHLSERHTEQAETPDAPEPQNCMPLTAHAEESQHESTQSKTMPPLGSTMMTSACTNIPGTVLTQDLTMHPLKALEDLSETYSMGQKVTSFDQVKHTAGSQMTDVTVTPKSSPTDCQKTTITASNMTISNESSQLNTPSSDQTLNESQIPALLGDQMKTLSDNQTLCGDQVTFSSDQTLTDGHTVTSGSDETLSGGQMTTSLDLYGGQMMTSIDNQTLCGEQMTTSSGNQAFYGRQMTTSTGNQTLCGEQMTTSTGNQALYGGQMTTSASNQTLCGEQMTTSTSNQTLCGEQVMTSTGNQALCGGQMTTSTGNQNLYGGQMMTSTGNQTLYWGQMMTSTGNQNLCGEQVMTSTGNQALCGGQMTTSTGNQNLYGGQMMTSTGNQTLYWGQMMTSTGNQNLCGEQVMTSTGNQALCGGQMTTSTGNQNLCGEQVMTSTSNQTLCGEQTTTSTSNQTLCGEQVTTSTGNQALYGGQMMTSTGNQTLYWGQMMTSTGNQNLCGEQMTTSTGNQALYGGQMTTSTSNQTLCGEQMTTPTSNQTLCGEQVTTSTGNQALYGGQITTSTSNQTLCGEQMTTSTSNQTLCGEQVTTSTGNQALYGGQMMTSTGNQALYGGQMTTSASNQTLCGEQMTTSTSNQTLCEEQVMTSTGNQALCGEQMTTSTGNQALYGGQMTTSTSNQTLCGEQTTTSTSNQTLCGEQVTTSTGNQALYGGQMMTSTGNQTLYWGQMMTSTGNQNLCGEQMTTSTGNQALYGGQMTTSTSNQTLCGEQMTTPTSNQTLCGEQVTTSTGNQALYRGQITTSTSNQTLCGEQMTTSTSNQTLCGEQVTTSTGNQALYGGQMMTSTGNQNLYGGQNMTSTDNQALYGGQMATYSGNQTLYGDQMLTLQVGNMTTLTDDHSLYGGYMMSHQFSSLPYPGFLCFSSSHLIQGQLPKQKTQSCQFWKNPEVSRPYVCTYEDCKMSYSKACHLRTHMRKHTGEKPYVCDVEGCTWKFARSDELNRHKKRHTGERPYLCSICSKNFARSDHLKQHAKVHNIRPGL; encoded by the exons CACAGAACTGTATGCCTCTGACTGCCCATGCTGAGGAGAGCCAACATGAGTCAACCCAGAGCAAGACGATGCCTCCCTTGGGGTCCACAATGATGACTTCTGCATGCACTAACATCCCTGGGACAGTTCTCACCCAGGACTTAACAATGCACCCTCTTAAAGCCCTTGAAGACCTAAGTGAGACTTATTCCATGGGCCAGAAAGTGACTTCCTTTGATCAGGTAAAACACACAGCAGGCTCCCAGATGACAGATGTTACTGTCACCCCAAAGTCATCACCCACTGATTGCCAGAAGACAACCATCACTGCAAGCAACATGACAATCTCCAATGAAAGTAGCCAGCTGAACACCCCAAGCAGTGACCAGACCCTCAATGAGAGTCAGATACCAGCCCTGCTTGGAGATCAGATGAAGACCCTCAGTGATAACCAGACTCTCTGTGGGGACCAGGTGACCTTCAGTAGTGACCAGACCCTCACTGATGGTCATACAGTGACTTCCGGTAGCGATGAGACCCTCTCTGGGGGCCAAATGACAACCAGTCTAGACCTCTATGGAGGGCAAATGATGACTTCCATTGATAACCAGACCCTCTGTGGGGAGCAGATGACGACCTCCAGTGGTAACCAGGCCTTCTACGGGAGACAGATGACGACCTCCACTGGTAACCAGACCCTCTGTGGAGAGCAGATGACAACCTCCACTGGTAACCAGGCCCTCTATGGGGGGCAGATGACGACCTCCGCTAGTAACCAGACCCTCTGTGGAGAGCAGATGACAACCTCCACTAGTAACCAGACCCTCTGTGGGGAGCAAGTGATGACCTCCACTGGTAACCAAGCCCTCTGTGGAGGGCAGATGACGACCTCCACTGGTAACCAGAACCTCTATGGGGGGCAGATGATGACCTCCACTGGTAACCAGACCCTCTACTGGGGGCAGATGATGACCTCCACTGGTAACCAGAACCTCTGTGGAGAGCAAGTGATGACCTCCACTGGTAACCAAGCCCTCTGTGGAGGGCAGATGACGACCTCCACTGGTAACCAGAACCTCTATGGGGGGCAGATGATGACCTCCACTGGTAACCAGACCCTCTACTGGGGGCAGATGATGACCTCCACTGGTAACCAGAACCTCTGTGGAGAGCAAGTGATGACCTCCACTGGTAACCAAGCCCTCTGTGGAGGGCAGATGACGACCTCCACTGGTAACCAGAACCTCTGTGGAGAGCAAGTGATGACCTCCACTAGTAACCAGACCCTCTGTGGAGAGCAGACGACGACCTCCACTAGTAACCAGACCCTCTGTGGGGAGCAGGTGACGACCTCCACTGGTAACCAGGCCCTCTACGGGGGGCAGATGATGACCTCCACTGGTAACCAGACCCTCTACTGGGGGCAGATGATGACCTCCACTGGTAACCAGAACCTCTGTGGAGAGCAGATGACAACCTCCACTGGTAACCAGGCCCTCTACGGGGGGCAGATGACAACCTCTACTAGTAACCAGACCCTCTGTGGAGAGCAGATGACGACCCCCACTAGTAACCAGACCCTCTGTGGGGAGCAGGTGACGACCTCCACTGGTAACCAGGCCCTCTACGGGGGGCAGATCACGACCTCCACTAGTAACCAGACCCTCTGTGGAGAGCAGATGACGACCTCCACTAGTAACCAGACCCTTTGTGGGGAGCAGGTGACGACCTCCACTGGTAACCAGGCCCTCTATGGGGGGCAGATGATGACCTCCACTGGTAACCAGGCCCTCTACGGGGGGCAGATGACAACCTCTGCTAGTAACCAGACCCTCTGTGGAGAGCAGATGACAACCTCCACTAGTAACCAGACCCTCTGTGAGGAGCAGGTGATGACCTCCACTGGTAACCAGGCCCTCTGTGGAGAGCAGATGACAACCTCCACTGGTAACCAGGCCCTCTACGGGGGGCAGATGACGACCTCCACTAGTAACCAGACCCTCTGTGGAGAGCAGACGACGACCTCCACTAGTAACCAGACCCTCTGTGGGGAGCAGGTGACGACCTCCACTGGTAACCAGGCCCTCTATGGGGGGCAGATGATGACCTCCACTGGTAACCAGACCCTCTACTGGGGGCAGATGATGACCTCCACTGGTAACCAGAACCTCTGTGGAGAGCAGATGACAACCTCCACTGGTAACCAGGCCCTCTACGGGGGGCAGATGACGACCTCTACTAGTAACCAGACCCTCTGTGGAGAGCAGATGACGACCCCCACTAGTAACCAGACCCTCTGTGGGGAGCAGGTGACGACCTCCACTGGTAACCAGGCCCTCTACAGGGGGCAGATCACGACCTCCACTAGTAACCAGACCCTCTGTGGAGAGCAGATGACGACCTCCACTAGTAACCAGACCCTCTGTGGGGAGCAGGTGACGACCTCCACTGGTAACCAGGCCCTCTATGGGGGGCAGATGATGACCTCCACTGGTAACCAGAACCTCTACGGGGGGCAGAATATGACCTCCACTGATAACCAGGCCCTCTATGGAGGCCAGATGGCAACATATAGTGGCAACCAGACCCTCTATGGGGACCAGATGCTGACTCTTCAGGTGGGCAATATGACAACGCTCACTGATGACCACAGCCTTTATGGGGGATATATGATGTCCCATCAGTTCTCATCATTGCCATACCCAGGATTCCTATGCTTTTCAAGTTCCCATTTGATTCAAGGACAACTCCCAAAACAGAAGACACAGAGCTGCCAGTTCTGGAAGAATCCTGAGGTTTCAAGGCCCTATGTCTGCACTTACGAGGACTGCAAGATGTCTTATTCAAAGGCTTGCCACCTCCGAACCCACATGCGCAAGCACACCG GGGAGAAGCCCTATGTATGCGATGTAGAGGGATGTACGTGGAAATTTGCCCGCTCAGATGAGCTCAACAGACACAAGAAAAGGCACACTGGGGAAAGGCCCTACCTGTGTTCAATATGCAGCAAGAATTTTGCAAGATCTGATCACCTAAAGCAGCATGCAAAGGTCCACAACATTCGCCCAGGATTATGA